The Pseudalkalibacillus hwajinpoensis DNA window CTAGGTAAAGGAGATATGCTCTGTCTTGAGAACGGATCCTCAAAACCCGTTCGATTACAAGGGAACTTTGTATCGGATGAAGAGATTGAGCGCGTCACTTCGTTTGTAAGGAAACAACGAAAGCCGAATTACTTAATCCAAAAAGAAGATTTAATGAAAAAGCAGCAGTATAATGACCAGGAAGATGATTTGTTTGAAGAGGCATGTATGTGGGCAATAGATCAGGGACAGGCTTCATCCTCAGCACTGCAAAGACGTTTTCGAATTGGATTTAACCGAGCGGCAAGGTTAATCGAAATGATGGAAGAACGCGGGTTAGTCTCTGAAGCGATGGGTAGTAAGCCTAGAAGTATTCTATTAAGTAAATCTGATTTTGAAGAAACCTACCTTAAAGATATGCACGTTTAGTGCATATCTTTTCTACTTGTTTTATACAAGCTAGTTCTATATGATAAATAGTGTTAAACTAATGATAATTTATAATCAGATAAGTGAATGGTTGAACATAGAGAGCTCACATACGAATGACGAAACTACTTGAAGGAGCCCCATTATGAAAGAAATTGAACTTAAAATGCAAGGCAATATTAAAAGGCTAACAAACCACACCTTTAAATTTGATGAGCGTGTAAGAGAAGGATGGTTTTCTGCTGTTTACTTTTTGAAAACATGCGAAATTGTGGAAGAGTTCAAGCCTGACAACGTGGTAACGATGCAGTTTTTCCAAAAGCACGATGCTGTGCTTTGTGGTTCCGACGAAGCAATCGCGTTAATCAAAACGTTTGCTAAAGATCCAGAATCTCTAGAAATTCATTCTCTTAAAGATGGAGATAAAATCTCACCCTTTGAAACCGTGCTAAAGATTAAAGGACCCTACCAGAACTTTGGTTTTCTTGAAGGAATAATTGATGGTATTCTGGGCAGAAGAACCTCTGTTGCGACGAATGTTTATCATGTAGTGAAAGCAGCCCGTACTTCTGGTATCCAAAAGCCTGTTATTTTCATGGGTGACCGAGACGACCATTATACCCAACAGGCAGGCGATGGCTATGCTTCTTACATAGGTGGTTCTACCGCGCAGGCTACACATGCGATGAATGAATGGTGGGGTAAGAGGGGAATGGGGACGATGCCCCATGCGCTCATTCAATTGTTTAAAGGAGATGTTGTAGAGGCTTCAAAAGCTTACTATGCGAAATATCCCGAAGATGAGCTGATTGCGCTTGTTGATTACAACAACGATGTTGTAACAGATGCTCTTCGAGTTGCGAGAGAGTTTGGCGATACGTTAAAAGGTGTTCGCGTAGATACATCTCGTACGATGGTTGACCAATATTTCTGGCGCAACCCGGATGTTCTTGGAACGTTTGATCCTAGAGGTGTTAATGCAGAACTGATTTTTGCATTAAGAGATGCCCTTGATCGAGAAGGGTACGACCACGTCAAAATAGTAGTCAGCGGGGGCTTTACGGAAGAGAGAATTAGAACGTTTGAATCTCAAAACGTTCCGGTAGACATTTATGGAGTAGGCAGCAGTTTGCTAAAAGTTGACATTGGTTTTACGGGAGATAACGTTATTCTTGATGATGAACCCGAGGCAAAGGCAGGGAGAAAATATCGAGATAACCCGCGCTTAGAGCGTGTTGAATAAGAAAAAAGACAGGAACAAACTCCTGTCTTTTTTGGGCCAAATGTCTTCCTAAAGAGATTAACTATCCCACCTTTAAGGGACGGTAAAACCTACTCTGATGAAGGTTTTACTTTATATTGGAGGGCTGTCTCTTTTTGTGCTATAATGTAGTATTGAAAAGAAAATCAGCGCATACTTGTAATGACATCATATACTAAAGAAGATTATGTGGAGAAGAAATGAAAGTGTGGAGGTTCTGAAATGACTATATATCACTTTGTTGGCATTAAGGGATCCGGTATGAGTGCCCTTGCACAAATCCTCAATGACATGGGTTATAACGTGCAGGGTTCTGACGTAGATAAACGTTTTTTTACTCAGGAGGCCCTTGAACAAAAAGGTATCACTATTCTCCCATTTGGAGAAGAAAACATAAAAGAAGATATGATTATTATCGCCGGCAATGCATTTGATGATCAGCATGAAGAGTTAGTACAATCAAGAGAAATGAACCTTCCTGTTTATCGTTACCATAAATTCCTCGGAGATTTTATCCAAAAGTTTACCAGTATTGCTGTAACCGGCTCACATGGGAAAACATCAACAACTGGATTGCTAGCGCATGTTGTGGGCGCAGCCCAGCCAACTTCTTATCTTATTGGAGATGGTACTGGTAAAGGTGTGAAGGATAGCCAGTATTTTGTATTTGAGGCTTGTGAATATCGCCGTCACTTCTTATCATATCAGCCTGATTATGCCATCATGACAAACATTGATTTTGATCATCCTGATTATTTTTCAGATGTCGATGATGTCTTTTCTGCCTTTCAAGAAATGGCTATGTTAGTTAAGAAGGGGATCATTGCATACGGAGATGACGCGTACCTCCAGCAAATTCAAACTAAAGTACCGGTTGTTTTCTATGGTTTTGATGACCAGAATGACTTCCAGGCAACAAATATCAAGATTGATGAAAATGGTACTACTTTTGATGTACATGTTCGTGATGATTACTATCGCACATTCCAGATCCCAACTTACGGGAAGCATAACGTATTGAATGCTCTCTCGGTGGTAGCTCTCTGTCATTATGAAAACCTATCAGGGGATGCAGTTGCAGCGCAGTTAATGAACTTCAAAGGAGTTAAGCGACGTTTTACCGAAAAAGTTGTAGATGGTCAGGTTCTTATAGATGACTATGCGCATCACCCGACTGAAATTAAAGCTACAATTGAATCGGCTCATCAAAAATATCCGAATCGTGAAGTAGTGGCTATTTTTCAACCGCATACTTTTACACGAACGAAGACATTCCTTAATGAATTTGCAGACAGTTTAAAAGAAGCTGACGTTGTTTATTTATGTGATATTTTTGGATCCGCTCGAGAAGATTCTGGTCAGTTAACAATTGATGAATTAATGGATAAAATACCCAATGCACATATGATTTCTGAGGGTTCCATTCAACAATTGAATGAACACGATAGCGGGGTACTTCTCTTTATGGGTGCTGGCGATATTCAAAAATACCAGGAAGCATATGAAACTGAAAAAGCATCAATATAAGAAGGGAAGGCTGTGAGCCTTTCCTTTTTTTTGGTACGGTGACTTGACTGATCTACGCCATGGATTAAGAATTATCGTGATACTAAATATAACTAACAGAGCCATTTGTATAGTAATGAAAAGAAAAAGACGTGTTAAAGAAGCAATAGATATTGAGAATTTATTAATAAAAATATTTTAAAAAGGAATAATGTAAACTGTAACGAATTAGTAGTAGTAAGGGAGACTCATTTTATTTTTTTATGTTAAAGGTCCAACTTGTGTTTACCAGAGTTGGAATTAGGGAAGTTATGGAGAAAAGGAGGTGCCATTACATGGAGATAATTCTTTACTTAAGCGTAGCTATTATCGCAGTCGCATTTGCAGTTCTCGTTTATTTCGTTGCGCAAACATTGAAATCTTTAAAGGATACGCTTAGCAACACGGCGAAAACACTTGATAGCCTTGAGAAACAAATGAACGGCTTAACAACTGAAACTACTGCTTTGCTACATAAGACAAACCTGCTTGCAGAAGATATTCAAGGTAAGTCAGAGGCTCTTGATACTGTATTCGTACAGGTTAAAGAAGTGGGCACGTCACTTGGTAAGATGAATCATTCCCTAAAGAATATTACTGGAAAAGTAACAGAAGAGGCCGAGCGTCAATCAGAGCAGGTAACGAAAGTAGTTCAATGGGGTAACGCTGCAATGCAAATCTGGCAGAAGTGGCAAGTTAAGAAAAAAGCAACAGACCAGTATATTGATTCAAAATCCTAGGAGGTATAAACATGGCTTATAACACTAACAACGACAATAATAACAACAGTAACAACAACATTAATACGAAGGACTTTATCATCGGCTCTCTTATTGGTGGAATTGTAGGAGCAGCTGCTGCATTATTAGCTGCACCGAAATCTGGTAAAGAGCTAAGAAGCGACCTTAACCAGCAGGCAGGCGTTGTGAAAGAAAAAACATCCCACTTCCGCGATACAGCAGTAGAGCGTAGTTCAGACTTTGCTAACCGAGCAAAAGAAAAGTCAAACTCGTTTTATAAGCAGGTTTCTGACCAATCTAACAATTTAGTATCAAAGATTAAGGACAGAAATTTAGAAAGTGAAGAAAATGATGCGATTCGTGCACAAGCTGACGAAGACGTTGAAAGCTTCCAACAGGATCTAAATGATCATTTTTCTGAAGAAGAGCCTGCATCTATGGAAAGCCCAACTAAGCGCCCATAGGACATCGAAAAGGAGAAGCTATAATGCTTCTCCTTTTCTTTTTGTCCTTATGTTCTTTATAATGGAAATACAGAACATATGAGAGGGGAATTTCAATGGCCATCACAAAATTAACAACGTTAGATGAATTTAATCGTGTAAAAGAAAAAAACAATCAATTTCTATTGTTTAAAAATAGTACAACGTGTCCTATCAGTGCTCAGGCATTTGAAGAGTTTGAAAAATTCTCTGAGGGAGTAGATCAAGAAATCTATTACTTGAATGTACAAGAATCTCGTCCACTTTCTACCGAAATTGCTGAATCTACAGGTATTAAACACCAGTCACCTCAGGCCCTCATGTTTAATGACGAAGAAGTTGTGTGGAACGATTCACATTGGAGGATTACCTACACTTCCTTAACAGATGCTGCTAAACAATTTTTAAAATAAATCGGCTGTTTCAAGCCGTTTTATTTTACTGACACGATTTAATGCTTAAAAGCGTTTAAGAATTAAAAGAAAAGTAGTGACATTTCATTTTTCATCGTATATAATAACCCTAATCAGTTAAACAGATAAGGAGTGGAGATAACATGGCTAACATCCAGATTGATGAGTTGAGAGTGAAATTAGATGAGATTAACCTGCAGCTACTCGAATTAATTAATGAGCGAGCTGAATTGGCAAAAGAGATAGGTAGAGTAAAGAAAGCACAGGGAATTAATCGGTTTGATCCTGTCCGAGAGCGCAAAATGCTTGATATGCTTTCAGAGAAGAATGACGGGCCTTTTGACACTTCCACTCTGCAGCATATTTTTAAGGAAATTTTTAAGGCAAGCCTTGAATTACAGGAAGATGATCATCGCAAAGCGTTATTAGTATCTAGAAAGCGTCAACCAGACAACACGGTCATCGACATTAAAGGTGAGAAAATCGGAGCAGGCGGTCAGGTATTAATTTCCGGTCCATGTGCAGTAGAAAGCTACGAGCAGGTTGCTGAAGTAGCGAGAGCTGTAAAGAAGCAGGGCTTCAAAATGCTTCGTGGTGGAGCTTTCAAACCTCGTACATCACCATATGATTTCCAAGGTCTTGGTGAGGAAGGCCTTAAAATTTTAAAGCAAGTAGCCGATGAATATGATCTCGCAGTTGTTAGTGAGATCGTTAATCCTGCAGACATTGAAAAAGCTGTAAAATATGTTGATGTTATTCAAATTGGTGCGAGAAACATGCAGAACTTCGAACTACTTAAGGCTGCAGGTTCTGTAGATAAACCAGTTCTTTTGAAACGCGGTTTGTCAGCAACAATTCAAGAATTCATCAATGCCGCTGAATATATTGTTTCAAATGGCAATACACAGGTAATGCTCTGTGAAAGAGGAATTCGAACTTACGAAAAGGCAACGCGTAATACACTTGATATTACAGCCGTGCCGATTCTAAAGCAGGAAACTCACTTACCAGTTCTTGTAGACGTTACACACTCTACAGGTCGAAGAGACCTTCTTCTTCCAGCTGCTAAAGCAGGACTTGCGATTGGTGCAGATGGCATTATGGTAGAGGTTCATCCGGATCCTGCGGTTGCCCTATCAGATGCTGCTCAGCAGCTAGATATTCCGCAATACGAGCAGTTCGTTGATGATTTGAAAACCAGCGGGTTATTTAATCCGGCTAAAGCTACACCTTCTACTTTATAAGTAGAAGGTTTTTTTCTTGAGTCGTTTGTTAACACTATTAGCTAAGGTCAGCTTTCAATTTAAGCACCTGACGCCGCATTTTATAGATTGTCAACAAAAATTTATGTTTAAGTAAAGCAAAAAGTAATTAAATATGCTATCTTTAATACAGTATCTAATTGTGAAATATTCTACATACAAATTGTAGAGGATCATACATGATTATCAAAGCTTACTATTATTAGCGATTGTAGATATAGTATTATTTGCAGTAAACATGATAGTATCGTATCATTAAGTAAATTAAAGTCCGAAAGAGCATGAAGGAGGATCATCGTGAATACAACGATTTATGACGTAGCAAAAGAAGCGGGAGTTTCAATGGCGACCGTATCAAGGGTTGTAAATGGCAATCCCAATGTGAAGCCTGCCACTAGAAAAAAGGTACTTGAAGCAATTGAGAGGCTCGGCTATCGGCCAAATGCCGTCGCTCGTGGGTTAGCTAGCAAGAAGACAACGACAGTAGGTGTCATCATTCCGGACATCTCAAGTATCTTTTTTGCCGAGCTAGCAAGAGGAATTGAAGACATTGCTACAATGTATAAATATAACATTATATTAAGTAACTCTGATCAAAACAAAGAAAAAGAAATCCATTTACTTAATACCATGCTTGGTAAACAGGTTGATGGAATTGTCTTTATGGGTGGTAAAATTACTGAAGAGCATGTAGAGGAATTTAAGCGTTCTCCTGTACCGATTGTATTAGCAGCTACGTTAGAAAAAAGCCAGGAAATTCCATCAGTAAATATTGATTATCAGAAAGCTGCATATGAACTAGTTACTGAGTTCATTGAAAAGGGACATAAAAATATTGGACTTGTTAGTGGTCCGCTCGAAGATCCTATAAACGGAGAAGAGAAGTTCCTTGGGTATCGTCAGGCACTTGAAGATGCCGGTATGAAGGTCGATGAAGATTGTGTAGCTATAGGCGATTATACGTACGATTCTGGTATGGAAGCGATGGCGGCATTTCTTGAACAGGAAACTAAGCCAACAGCTATTTTTGCTGGAACGGATGAAATGGCTCTTGGTGTGATCCATGCAGCACAAGATAGCGGCTATAGTGTTCCTGAAGATTTTGAAGTAGTCGGGTTTGATAATACAAGACTTGCTACGATGGTACGTCCAACCCTATCAACAGTTGTTCAACCAATGTATGATATTGGTGCCGTAGCAATGCGACTACTAACGAAGCTAATGAATAAAGAGACTGTAGAAGATCAAACGGTAGTCCTTCCACATCGTTTGCAGCACCGTAATTCTACAATTCATAACGAAGAGTAGAAACAAAAAACGAGCCAGAAGTGGCTCGTTTTTTGTTTAAGCTTTTTAGTTTACAATTTGGTACAATGCTCTCTCAACAGTCAGTTTGTTTTTTTCAGTGATTTCCTGTTTTCTGGGGATAGGGTCATAAAGGTTCTTTTCGTCATGCCAATTTACAGGAAGCTCGAGAGGAGAATGAGGTTTCCAGCGTTCCAGCCATTTTTCTGGAAGACTGCCAGTAATAGAAAGTCCTTTCATTTCGAACCATATTCTGGACCACGCCCGTGGAACCACACGCCAGACGTCGTAGCCGCCTCCTCCCACTGCTATCCACTTTCCATCGCAATATTCATGAGCGAGATCATGGGCAAGTTTCGGAATAAATTCATAGCTTGCCATTGAAACAGAAAGGTGTGTAAGTGGATCGTAATAATGAGCGTCAGCTCCGTTTTGCGTGAGAATAACATCCGGTTTAAAAAAGTTAATCACTTTTCGAAAGGAGGCTTCGTATACTTCCTGAAATGATTCATCTTCTGTAAACGCGTCAATTGGTATATTAAAAGAGAAGCCATAGCCTTTACCTTGACCTTTCTCATTAATATTACCTGTACCTGGAAATAGGTAGCGACCGGTTTCATGAATTGAAAGGGTACATACATCCGGATCATCATAAAACGCCCACTGAACTCCATCACCATGATGGGCGTCCGTATCAACATAAAGAACCCTTGCTCCGTATTTTTGTTTCATATATTCAATCGCAATTGAGCTATCATTATAAATACAAAAACCCGACGCTTTGCCCCGAAAGCCATGATGTAGCCCTCCGCCAACATTTAATGCATGAGAAGATTTACCTGTCATAACTGCATCAACAGCAGTTAATGTCCCGCCGACAAGAAGTGCACTTGCTTCATGCATTTTCGTAAAAATTGGCGTATCCTCAGTGCCGAGGCCATAATTTGCTGCAATAGAGGACGCTAAGCTTCCTTTTCCTGCTTTTTTCACAGCCTCTATGTAGGCAGGATCATGAATTAAAGCAATATCACTATCCGTCGCCATACGAGGAGCGATGATTTCCTCTTTGTTTAATGCATTAACTTCGGTAAGTAGATCCTGTGTTAACTTCACCCTAATATGGTTAAAAGGGTGATCATCACTGAATTTATAGTTTAAATAGTCTGAGGAGTAGACAAAAAGAGAGTCACATTTCATTTTTTAACACCTGACATATTCGGCCAGAGTACTTCGTAGCCCTCATTTTTAATATCATTTATCACAGCAGTTGGGTTCATTGTCTGAATACGAAAAACAATATTTTTAAACTGTTCATCGTGACTGCATGGGTAAACCAGAACGCTGATGATATTAACATTTCGCTTCCTGATAATTTGGGTTATGTCAGCAAGCTTCCCTGAAACATTTGCTACCTGAACTTCGATGTGCGAACTTGGTTGATGAGCTCCTGTAAGAAGGATTAGTGTATGAAGCATATCTGTTTCAGTGACAATACCAATCACACGACGCTTATCTACGATTGGAATCGAGCTAATGCGCTGTTCGTAGAATATTGTTGATATTTCTTCTACAAAATCCAGGGGATGAGCTGTAATGACCTCTTTTTTCATAATAGAATAAAGAGGAGACTGTAGCACCTCTTTATTTGGATCCGTATCAAGAATAGAGGGACTCGCATCCTTTATATCACGGTCTGAAACAATCCCAGTTAACTCTTCTTCGTTATTAACAATCGGGAGATGCCGAATGTTTTTTTCTTGCATAACTTTAATGGCATCCGCAATTGTCTGACTTTCTTTCAATGAAAAGACGTTCCGATTCATTATTTCCTCTATGACCATGTCATCCTACTCCTTTACGGCTCAATACATGAAGCGATTATGGAATCTAAGACGATCAAATGCCTGTATCGAGTCTTGATCAATTCTGGAACCTATCTTGGCCATTAAGCAGTTAGCCGGATGAGAGCTGATTTCAGGATCGTCTGTGGCATACCATTCGAGTCCTCCAGCATTCATCATTTTTTCCATTACTTTTCGATAGTCCCAAACAGAAAGCCCGGTCCCTTTAAGGTCCCAGTGCCAGTAATACTCAGTTGTAATAACAATATAGTCATTCATGGCATCATCCATAAACGATGTTCGTAAGAGGCTTTTTCCTACCTTTGCGTTTCGATACTTTGGAATAACTTCGATTGCTCCTAATTCAAGGAGATCTTCCATATTCCCCTCAGACCATCGCTCCAACGGATCTGGGTAGAGAAATGTCACATACCCTACTATTGTTTCTCGTTCTCTTGCGACAATAATCCTGCCCTCCGGTAGCCCTGCAATTTCAACAAGCGCTTTATGCTGTTGTTCAGGGGGACGAAATGCTATGAGATCCTTATGTAAATGATAGGATGCAAGTCGGTCAGGGGAAACAGGACCTTCAATAATGAGTTTACCGTGAGGTGTATTCCATTCAATTGCGTTATATATTTTCTGATGTTCCATCTAGTCACCACCTTTAAATAATGGTCTCAGTTCTTATTATACATGAATTCGATTAAATGTAAGGGGTTTCATTATGATTTAATTACCTTTTGCAATTTGTTAAAAAATTAGGAATTTATGTTATACTATCAGGGAAAGAGATGAAGGAGAAGGAGGAGATTACTTATGGAATTGAAACCGCTTTCTGCTACATTGGGTAATCATAATTTACAGGATTATGAAGCTACATACGAGAACTTTGATTGGAAAGACGTGGAGAAGGCCTTTACCTGGACAGAAACAGGTAATGTTAATATGGCCTATGAAGCAATTGATAAGCACGCTGAGTCCGATCGCAAGAACAAAGTAGCTCTTTATTTTTCTGACCCAAAAAGAGATGAAAAGTATACGTATAGTGAAATGAAAGCGATGAGTAACAAAGCCGGTAATGTTTTAAAGAAAGTGAATGTTGAAAAGGGAGACAGGGTGTTTATTTTCATGCCGCGTTCTCCAGAACTTTATTTTATTCTATTGGGTACTCTTAAACTAGGTGCTATCGCTGGTCCTCTATTTGAAGCGTTTATGGAGGGAGCAGTGAGAGACCGCCTTGAAGATAGTGAGGCCAAAGTGCTTGTAACAACACCTGAACTCCTTGATCGTGTTCCGGTTGATGAGTTACCAAATCTTGAGAGTGTTGTACTGGTTGGGGACAATATTCAGGAAGAAGGACCATATATTGACTTCAATAAGCATTTCGAGTCTGCAGAGAAAAAGTTAAAAATTGAGTGGGTTGATCGTGAGGACGGGATGATTCTCCACTATACATCAGGCTCAACAGGAAAGCCTAAAGGTGTTCTACATGTGCATAATGCCATGATTCAGCACTATCAAACCGCAAAATGGGTACTGGATCTTAAGGAAAATGATGTGTACTGGTGTACCGCTGATCCTGGTTGGGTTACGGGGACATCATACGGTATATTTGCTCCGTGGCTTGCAGGAACGTCCAATGTTATCCGTGGCGGACGTTTTAGCCCTGATGATTGGTATGGAACGATTGAAAAGTACGAAGTAACAGTCTGGTATAGTGCCCCAACAGCATTTCGAATGCTCATGGGGGCAGGAGATGAGATCGTAAAGAAATATGATCTTTCGTCCTTACGACATGTGTTAAGCGTTGGAGAGCCGCTTAATCCTGAAGTTATTAAATGGGGGAACAAAGTTCTTGAACTTCGTATTCACGATAACTGGTGGATGACGGAAACGGGTGCTCAGCTAATTAGTAATTATCCGTCTATGGAAATCAAGCCAGGTTCAATGGGAAAACCTATTCCAGGCGTGCATGCTGCAATAGTGGATGATCAAGGGAATGAGCTTCCAGCTAATCGAATGGGTAACCTGGCAATTAAAAAGGGATGGCCATCGATGATGCGTGCTATCTGGAATCGTCCAGAGAAATATGAAAGCTATTTCCTAAAAAGTGACTGGTACGTTTCAGGAGACTCAGCGTACAAAGACGAAGATGGGTACTTCTGGTTCCAGGGACGCGTTGATGATGTCATTATG harbors:
- a CDS encoding GNAT family N-acetyltransferase is translated as MEHQKIYNAIEWNTPHGKLIIEGPVSPDRLASYHLHKDLIAFRPPEQQHKALVEIAGLPEGRIIVARERETIVGYVTFLYPDPLERWSEGNMEDLLELGAIEVIPKYRNAKVGKSLLRTSFMDDAMNDYIVITTEYYWHWDLKGTGLSVWDYRKVMEKMMNAGGLEWYATDDPEISSHPANCLMAKIGSRIDQDSIQAFDRLRFHNRFMY
- a CDS encoding nicotinate phosphoribosyltransferase — translated: MKEIELKMQGNIKRLTNHTFKFDERVREGWFSAVYFLKTCEIVEEFKPDNVVTMQFFQKHDAVLCGSDEAIALIKTFAKDPESLEIHSLKDGDKISPFETVLKIKGPYQNFGFLEGIIDGILGRRTSVATNVYHVVKAARTSGIQKPVIFMGDRDDHYTQQAGDGYASYIGGSTAQATHAMNEWWGKRGMGTMPHALIQLFKGDVVEASKAYYAKYPEDELIALVDYNNDVVTDALRVAREFGDTLKGVRVDTSRTMVDQYFWRNPDVLGTFDPRGVNAELIFALRDALDREGYDHVKIVVSGGFTEERIRTFESQNVPVDIYGVGSSLLKVDIGFTGDNVILDDEPEAKAGRKYRDNPRLERVE
- a CDS encoding bifunctional 3-deoxy-7-phosphoheptulonate synthase/chorismate mutase; its protein translation is MANIQIDELRVKLDEINLQLLELINERAELAKEIGRVKKAQGINRFDPVRERKMLDMLSEKNDGPFDTSTLQHIFKEIFKASLELQEDDHRKALLVSRKRQPDNTVIDIKGEKIGAGGQVLISGPCAVESYEQVAEVARAVKKQGFKMLRGGAFKPRTSPYDFQGLGEEGLKILKQVADEYDLAVVSEIVNPADIEKAVKYVDVIQIGARNMQNFELLKAAGSVDKPVLLKRGLSATIQEFINAAEYIVSNGNTQVMLCERGIRTYEKATRNTLDITAVPILKQETHLPVLVDVTHSTGRRDLLLPAAKAGLAIGADGIMVEVHPDPAVALSDAAQQLDIPQYEQFVDDLKTSGLFNPAKATPSTL
- the ccpA gene encoding catabolite control protein A, yielding MNTTIYDVAKEAGVSMATVSRVVNGNPNVKPATRKKVLEAIERLGYRPNAVARGLASKKTTTVGVIIPDISSIFFAELARGIEDIATMYKYNIILSNSDQNKEKEIHLLNTMLGKQVDGIVFMGGKITEEHVEEFKRSPVPIVLAATLEKSQEIPSVNIDYQKAAYELVTEFIEKGHKNIGLVSGPLEDPINGEEKFLGYRQALEDAGMKVDEDCVAIGDYTYDSGMEAMAAFLEQETKPTAIFAGTDEMALGVIHAAQDSGYSVPEDFEVVGFDNTRLATMVRPTLSTVVQPMYDIGAVAMRLLTKLMNKETVEDQTVVLPHRLQHRNSTIHNEE
- a CDS encoding acetoin utilization protein AcuC, whose protein sequence is MKCDSLFVYSSDYLNYKFSDDHPFNHIRVKLTQDLLTEVNALNKEEIIAPRMATDSDIALIHDPAYIEAVKKAGKGSLASSIAANYGLGTEDTPIFTKMHEASALLVGGTLTAVDAVMTGKSSHALNVGGGLHHGFRGKASGFCIYNDSSIAIEYMKQKYGARVLYVDTDAHHGDGVQWAFYDDPDVCTLSIHETGRYLFPGTGNINEKGQGKGYGFSFNIPIDAFTEDESFQEVYEASFRKVINFFKPDVILTQNGADAHYYDPLTHLSVSMASYEFIPKLAHDLAHEYCDGKWIAVGGGGYDVWRVVPRAWSRIWFEMKGLSITGSLPEKWLERWKPHSPLELPVNWHDEKNLYDPIPRKQEITEKNKLTVERALYQIVN
- the ytxJ gene encoding bacillithiol system redox-active protein YtxJ gives rise to the protein MAITKLTTLDEFNRVKEKNNQFLLFKNSTTCPISAQAFEEFEKFSEGVDQEIYYLNVQESRPLSTEIAESTGIKHQSPQALMFNDEEVVWNDSHWRITYTSLTDAAKQFLK
- a CDS encoding DUF948 domain-containing protein, with the protein product MEIILYLSVAIIAVAFAVLVYFVAQTLKSLKDTLSNTAKTLDSLEKQMNGLTTETTALLHKTNLLAEDIQGKSEALDTVFVQVKEVGTSLGKMNHSLKNITGKVTEEAERQSEQVTKVVQWGNAAMQIWQKWQVKKKATDQYIDSKS
- the murC gene encoding UDP-N-acetylmuramate--L-alanine ligase, with protein sequence MTIYHFVGIKGSGMSALAQILNDMGYNVQGSDVDKRFFTQEALEQKGITILPFGEENIKEDMIIIAGNAFDDQHEELVQSREMNLPVYRYHKFLGDFIQKFTSIAVTGSHGKTSTTGLLAHVVGAAQPTSYLIGDGTGKGVKDSQYFVFEACEYRRHFLSYQPDYAIMTNIDFDHPDYFSDVDDVFSAFQEMAMLVKKGIIAYGDDAYLQQIQTKVPVVFYGFDDQNDFQATNIKIDENGTTFDVHVRDDYYRTFQIPTYGKHNVLNALSVVALCHYENLSGDAVAAQLMNFKGVKRRFTEKVVDGQVLIDDYAHHPTEIKATIESAHQKYPNREVVAIFQPHTFTRTKTFLNEFADSLKEADVVYLCDIFGSAREDSGQLTIDELMDKIPNAHMISEGSIQQLNEHDSGVLLFMGAGDIQKYQEAYETEKASI
- a CDS encoding acetoin utilization AcuB family protein, whose amino-acid sequence is MVIEEIMNRNVFSLKESQTIADAIKVMQEKNIRHLPIVNNEEELTGIVSDRDIKDASPSILDTDPNKEVLQSPLYSIMKKEVITAHPLDFVEEISTIFYEQRISSIPIVDKRRVIGIVTETDMLHTLILLTGAHQPSSHIEVQVANVSGKLADITQIIRKRNVNIISVLVYPCSHDEQFKNIVFRIQTMNPTAVINDIKNEGYEVLWPNMSGVKK
- a CDS encoding YtxH domain-containing protein → MAYNTNNDNNNNSNNNINTKDFIIGSLIGGIVGAAAALLAAPKSGKELRSDLNQQAGVVKEKTSHFRDTAVERSSDFANRAKEKSNSFYKQVSDQSNNLVSKIKDRNLESEENDAIRAQADEDVESFQQDLNDHFSEEEPASMESPTKRP
- the acsA gene encoding acetate--CoA ligase, translated to MELKPLSATLGNHNLQDYEATYENFDWKDVEKAFTWTETGNVNMAYEAIDKHAESDRKNKVALYFSDPKRDEKYTYSEMKAMSNKAGNVLKKVNVEKGDRVFIFMPRSPELYFILLGTLKLGAIAGPLFEAFMEGAVRDRLEDSEAKVLVTTPELLDRVPVDELPNLESVVLVGDNIQEEGPYIDFNKHFESAEKKLKIEWVDREDGMILHYTSGSTGKPKGVLHVHNAMIQHYQTAKWVLDLKENDVYWCTADPGWVTGTSYGIFAPWLAGTSNVIRGGRFSPDDWYGTIEKYEVTVWYSAPTAFRMLMGAGDEIVKKYDLSSLRHVLSVGEPLNPEVIKWGNKVLELRIHDNWWMTETGAQLISNYPSMEIKPGSMGKPIPGVHAAIVDDQGNELPANRMGNLAIKKGWPSMMRAIWNRPEKYESYFLKSDWYVSGDSAYKDEDGYFWFQGRVDDVIMTSGERVGPFEVESKLVEHEAVAEAGVIGKPDPVRGEIIKAFIALRDGHEPSDELMEEIRNFVKKGLAAHAAPREIEFRDKLPKTRSGKIMRRVLKAWELDLPTGDLSTMED